The DNA segment AATTATTCAAAACTATCATGATActtgtagatcctaaaatctacactaagtatttgatagtgattgAATATTAAATCTAGGGAAAAAAATAACGTGGGCAACACTATCCTCagaatgttcatgaagcaattgcatgGATTAGTGCTTTCTTctgcgatttatgcacgagatcagtgactcttgaaggtattgaaaatttgaagataacatagccgtgattcagtgcaaccttaagaagatatttcctccatcattttttgatgttatggagcatcttgttattcacctggcaagagaattagaacttggtggtcctgggCAGTATAGATAGATGTatttgtatgagcggtatatgtatcatttgaagaagatggtgaaaaattataGTAGGGTGGAAAGTTCTATAATCGCACAGATGATaaatttagaaacttcaaactttgccaagttctactttccagcagaaatgcagaccaaaaacagaagacctgctcggcatgatgatagaggcgaacgggcaacatatcatgttacggttccagacatcttcacagatgttggacgacttagcggaaaaccaaaggaccgtcgacttactgagcaggatcgtagtcatttgcaaacatatttgctcaccaaatTACCGTTATTctgaggacataccgacgatattTGTCGTTGGAATCccggtgttttcttgtagtgacacaACAATGTGTTTACTTCGTGATATGGACATTAGGAAACTAATCTCTCTCATTCTTATTCAGccaagaaaaaatagaaacattatttctttattaaataaatataataattccaCCATGTGTTGGTGGAGGATGAAGTGATATACCGAAGTCTCTCCACCTCTTCGTGAGTCTTTATTCTTTTGTTATCATCCTTTTTGTCTTTGTTTCGTCCCTGGAGAAGATCCACTCTTTGTTAGATCCAAGGCCTCTTTTATATGAGAGCAAGGTTGTTGCAAGAAGCTGGTAATATGGTTAATAATTTGTTGCACATGCTCCACCTTTCTAGCTACGACTTATTCTTTATTCATCGCTCTCCAAGATATGCGGAGAATAATTCTCTTGTTCTTTGACTCATTCATACTCAAAGAACCTCGGGCTCTATGGGCCGACTTCGGATTACGAGTTCTCATGGACCTGTCTAAGCTCATCTCGAAGTCGTCATTAACCGGTTTCTTATCTTTTTGGCGGGAAGGATTTAGTGCTAAATTCTGGTCCAACAATACTTTCTTTAGAGTATccaaaataatttgtattaaGCGTTATTTTAACTGAACCACATAAACTACATGTGTTTTACTTGAATTATATCTAAAAgtgttcaaacaaaaaaaaaaaagccaaagaACCATTTTATTTTGGGTATTGATCAGTTCTTAGTTTTGTATGTAAACCGAAGACCATTCAACTGATTTACACCAATTTGCTAGTTTTTTGAATAGCTCTACCCGAACTATTTGATAACAAGATTGAGTGAAACGACCTTGTCACATGCTAATGAGAATCAAAAATCTGGATAAATCCTAATACCAATTATGGGTGGAAGATCAATATTGGAGCCACTCCttgtaaaaacaaaattaagtaTTTCAGTCCGTAGTAGTTTTCAATTACGTAAAAGAAAATCTCGTGCTAAAAAGCATGATAGACATCAGCCTCCATACGTAGTCTTCAGAGCCGGTCCTAGAAATGCACTGGCTggaagcaaaaataaaaaaatgtggccactttttaaagaaaaaagacaGAAAAAGAAATTGTTAGCTGAAATGGGGAGGATGAGGTTCGAACCTGCGGTGGAAGGATTGTAGTTTCACTATCTAGACCACTAGACTAAAGGGAATATTAAGTATTTGTGGCCGAATTTAGTTTATAAATTGTACGGCCGGAAGCAATCGCTTCTTCCGCGTAGTCCAAGGGCCGGCACTGGTAGTCTTACGACTTTGCGGAGACCCGTGTTATAATCGTCCTATCCTGGATTTGAACCAGAGACTTTCGCTTgtgtaaaagataaaatataacCGAAGTATATATTTTGATCATAGATTGAATCGACCAAGAATGAGGGAGTTTTGAGGTTTATGTGGAAAGTAGCACCATGGACGTTTTGGCTTTATACCATTTTGAGAGCAATCTTATCTTCTTAAATCTAAGATCAACACAAGAACATATCAGGTTCTCTGAGTTTTGTAGAAAAGCTAAAATCTAGAATAAAAAATGGTGCCTATTCAAAGGAAATTTGAAGTAGTGAAGCTCAATCGGAAAGGCAATTTCAGTCTATGGAAGCAAAATATACTATAGCTCAACCAGAGCTCGTATTCAAGTTCTTGAACCAGTCTCGAAGCCGGTTCAGTAGTCTGAATGTAGTGCGATAAAAGTAACAGAGTGGAAACCTGATCCTATGATCAAGAAAGTTTTGAACAGGCAGAATCAACTAGAAATCTCGAGTATGGACACATATTTCGAGACGAGGTCAAAGGCACATTGATCTTGTCTCAAATCAAGTATAATCATCAAGGTTTTGCAAAGTTTTGACACAAGTAAAATTAAGCCAATTCATACTCCAGCAGATTCTCATTTTAAACTTAAAGAGTCTGGCTGATGAAGAAAGAAACAGCTTTTGTTCTTGTTTAGTGCGTCTGATCTCCTTGGATCAAGTTATGCAACAAGTTTTCATAACGAGATGATCTAATCATTATAAGCAAATTTTgacccaaaaataaataaatcattataaGCAAATTAAGAGAGGATGAACCAGATCAGTCTTTTCCGATTAAAATAGAACACTCTTAGTTCCCTGATAAaagaatgaataaaatataaaatctatcAACTTGATTAAGACAGAAaactaaaagataaaaagattTTGCAAAACCTGTTCGTGGCACTAGCAAAACTTTCCTACAAGTTGATGATTGACTCTCTGAGAGAGATTTATGTACATCACTCTCTCCTAAGTCTTTAATTCATTCACTTACGGTAATCTTCAAGTAGAAAGTTCTCATAATCTGTCCCTTTCAGTGTCGTCTGAACCTCGTTCCAATTCTGCACGTGCTGTGACAAAGGACCGTGATGAATCTTCACTTGCCGGCTCTTTAAACTGAGTTTAGGCACTTTTAGAAACTCTTGCACATCGTCTAGTCTCTGCAAAAGCGATAAAAAGAGACAGTCAGTCTAAGAAGAATGCATTGAAACTAGTTAGGAAGCTTGTGTAACAAAGATGTTCTTACGGTTCGATTCTTGACAACATCTTCGTAATAGAGGAAGATATGGCGGGTGGTATTGAAGTAAGAAAGTGCGTTTGTAGTCATCTCTTGAACCTTCTTCAGATCACCTATTAAAAGGGTTGTGTTGATTACTGGTTTGTAGCGCGCCAATATCTCAGCCTGAAACCAGTTTGTTTCACACGTTTAGTTTTCACAGAACCAAATGTGCAAGacataagagagagagaaagaaacctCTTTAGGGGAATGAGTGTGGGACTTGTGAGTACCGTTCAATAGCTTAGCATCCCTATCGTAAGAGTTTGCCAGAACTGAAATCATCCGGCGCAAGAGGTTCCTCCTAAAGAGGAATATAGCTGAGACGCCTCTGGTTTTAAAGTATTCTACTATCTCTTCATGGTGTTTCATTAGACCCTACACATGTTTCATCACCATTCACCAACCACATTACAACATAAACAAACAGAAGAGAAAACACACTTAAAGACTATTGGGACTCAATTCCCCTTTTAAGAAGATCAGAAACATCAAAAATCAATCAAACACATATTTCAAGGAGACGAgtacaaaaataaatcaatcaaaaccagAACGTTATCATTCCCTAAGACCAGTTCCTCACAAAAACTTTATCAGCTTAGAGTCAATCACAATGCAGTTCTTCCCTAAAGCAATGAAATCTCATTTCAGGATCTACCAGAAAGATTGTAGCTCAGCTCATATCTTCTAGATTCTAGACATAAACAAAGGAACCACAGCACAAAGCATCTCATAGTTTAGGTTTTATCCTGAggacattaaaaatatttatacttcCAGCATCTAAACTATACCAAAACAGTAAGTAAACATTCTGTATAAAGCACATGATAGAGTAGTAGCAAACAGTACTTTATCTTTGATTGCAATAAATGATTAAACATTTATAGACAGTTACCTGATTAAGCATCCACTTCAAACCAACAGCAGAAGTACACTCATTCTTAGAAGCACTACTCAACCAATCTAGATTATACACTTTGTCCAAGGTCTCGAAAATGGTGGAGACATTAGCCCTCCTATCTTTAACCGAAAAGATCTCCCCGTTGGAGCTTATGTTAGTATGGTTGTTTAGTAAAGTCTCAAACCAGCCGCTACCAGATCTCTGCATGGAGAGAATCGCAAAATACCTAACCGGATTGCAAGAACATTCCTCCCTAACACACACACCCCATTAGAACCAAGAACCAAAAGAAAGCTAATGAACACTCTCATCTCATTTTACCTGCTATATGTCTTGGGTTTAGGATAATGAACATATGGAATGTCCCATGGTTCGATGTTAGGCTCAGGACAAGGCCTCTCAAACACTTCAACGTTCAAGAAACCAGCACTGGGAACGACACCGATTTGCTTAAGACAGATTGAGCAAATGTAGACAGCACAGACCATCACAAACGAGAGAACGACCATCCTCAACACAAGTGGGGATTTTTTAGGGAGCTTGAAGACAAAACTATCCTGCAATAAACAATACATTTACGAGCTTCTGTCAAGTgagttcttttttcttttttttttggttttcttttgcttgttttagaaacaaaattaaagGGCAAACACACAACATGGGGCaccacaaaattcaaaattacgCAAGACCCAGATGCCGAAATATTCGATTTTTACAGAAACCCATATCGAATCATATGAAATTCCTCAAAAATCAGCTACTGATTACTCCAGAAAAAACCCTAATCCAGATTAGAAGAAGCTTAAAAGAAGGAAAAGCTTCAATACACATAAAGCAAAAAGGTACCTTGGGGCTG comes from the Brassica napus cultivar Da-Ae chromosome A7, Da-Ae, whole genome shotgun sequence genome and includes:
- the LOC106361625 gene encoding nodulation protein H; the encoded protein is MGDEHSLSPKDSFVFKLPKKSPLVLRMVVLSFVMVCAVYICSICLKQIGVVPSAGFLNVEVFERPCPEPNIEPWDIPYVHYPKPKTYSREECSCNPVRYFAILSMQRSGSGWFETLLNNHTNISSNGEIFSVKDRRANVSTIFETLDKVYNLDWLSSASKNECTSAVGLKWMLNQGLMKHHEEIVEYFKTRGVSAIFLFRRNLLRRMISVLANSYDRDAKLLNGTHKSHTHSPKEAEILARYKPVINTTLLIGDLKKVQEMTTNALSYFNTTRHIFLYYEDVVKNRTRLDDVQEFLKVPKLSLKSRQVKIHHGPLSQHVQNWNEVQTTLKGTDYENFLLEDYRK